The window TATGATTTGAAATCCAAAGTGGATACAAAAGTCAAGATCCCATTTTAATCCGCTAGCATAAAAAGAAGCATAATGGTAACAATTAACAAATGCACAAAAAATACTATACAACATTGGAAGAATTAGCTTGTAGAAAGACATCAATTGGTCAAAAAGTTCATAATTAGATTAGGATTTTGAAATATCTAATTGTCACCAAATATTACTGTTACCAAAGTTAATACCCGTCCATAGGCTTTTATTTAGATAAAGTATAGCTGCAATTATTAAGATCTATCAAGAAtctcttttttaaataaataattgttccttttctctctatttcccctctttttatttttaattccaaagTTTACCGacaattttgttaaaagtgtTGCATTTTACAATAATAGAAGTAGCGATTTGCTATCTAAATCATGgttaattagtaaatttatatttgttctCTTGAAATACCATTGAACTATTTAGTCCTAGGATCTAAAAAGGCCAATATATATCTGAACGCGGTTAGTTCTTTCAAAAATACCACagtagtataaaaatttaGCAATACTTTtgtcaattaaaaaatttgtggCCTGTACTGTTCTTTTGACATGATGCATACCAGGAGATTTCATTAACCTCGtctaattacaaaatataatttccaCCTCCAATTTGcaccaatttatttttttgttctcAACTTACTAATTACTAATTTACCATCGACCACTTCTTCATCCACTTAAATTAAGAtgttactataaatatttggGGCCAATTGCTACATTTTGTAAGTATGAAATGATCTTCTCCACTTTTAGCAACTTGTTCTCCACGAACCTGATAAACTATAAACTATTCACAAAAAGGAATAGAGAAAGCATTTTATAGTTGAATATAAGACAAAGTTCAATTATGTGCAGTTAATGGTCAAGGTCACCTAACAACTACTATTATGAAGAACTTGTAGAACTTAGAGcatctaaattttatattaaaccACAAAATTTAAAGACCATGTCGAAGATATAACtgttaaatttcatttcacttctgaaaattgtagtaataaaaatagcaTAATGCCGAAGAAGTTAGCTCTTATGCAtgtaaaagttaaaaccctTGACTAATGGATCATCATTTCTTCATCTCATTGATCTAGAATGtgtataaatagtaaataccATGAAATATCAAAAGTTGCAAgttgaaaaagagaaaaggcaCTCGTGTGTATGTAGAGATGATTAGAGTGATCAATCGTTGAGCCCCACAACCAGCACAccaaaaagttaaaacccaAACATTTCCTTCTTTTCTCATACCTTTTCCATCTTCACCACCTTTCTCCATCACAGTGAATGTGAACTTGTTCATTTTTGGGTTTGGTTTTACTCATTATTTTCCTTATAATGTAGTAGTCATAAACCTCCACCCCATCCCCAAAAGAATGTCTCAAATTGTCACACTCCCTCTCTCATAATTTTGcatataatatgataaaagTTCATGCTTTGATGCTTCTTTGGATTAACATGCTGTCCTATTTTTCAAGCACACAATAGACTTCTGCTGAATCTcctaaatataaatacacatCAATTTAGCTACTAGAAAGTTTCAAACCCCAAAACACTACAATGGCTAAAAAAGTTCTGTCAAACCTTCCATCCATCCTTCTCTTTGTTTTTCTACTCTGCTCAGGTgcctctctatctctctctctctccaaaaacATACTATAAACAAGACTCTACTTCTCAATTTGCAGGTTCAATTGTCCAAGAAACAGAGGCAGCAGCAGAACAAAAAGATGTGACAACTCCAATGACAACAGTTCCTTTGAGAAATCCCTCATCTTTAAATCCACTGCTGGATCCACAGCAAGATTCTCCCACCATCACCACCACTCCTCCGTCTACGGCCGCAGGGAGCTGGTGTGTCGCCAGCATATCCGCCACACCGGCAGCATTGCAGGCTGCACTGGACTATGCCTGTGGCCACGGTGGCGCAGACTGCTCCCCCATCCAGCCCGGGGGAGGCTGCTTCGCCCCAATCAACCTCCGCCACCACGCCTCCTACGCCTTCAACACCTACTACCAGAGGAATCCTATCCCCAGCAGCTGCAACTTCGCTGGCTCAGCCGTTACAACAAGCACTGATCCAAGTCACTCACACTAcccacatttatttattttatataaatatacaaatgtagtatttaaaatgatgatgatgatgatgatatgcTAATGCAGGTTACGTGACATGCCACTATCCATCTATAAGGTGAGATTCTActcctattttcttttcttttttttcttgaagaTGTGAAAATACTCATAAGCCAACACGTCAAACTAGCAGCACAAGTTCATCAGTGTTGAACACGACTAGCTCGACTGGATCCCATGCTTTCGGAGCTGGCCCAGTCCCTCCCTCTCCTACTGCAGCTGCCCTGCCTAACTCTTGTATGCATGTACTGCAGTTCTTGGCTCTACTTTTGTCAGTTTTGCCTAGTCTTTCTTCCCATAATTGTGGAATATCTGCCTAATTAGCTTAGaatatacaaaattagttTGGTGTATAATTTGTGTGTTTAGAATGCATTACATGTAACATGTGGTGTAATTTAGCAAAGCAAACTCCCTTTTTACTTCCGGtaatcgaatttttttttttgaaataatgacATTATGTTTCAAATGTAACTTACAATTAgcccaaaaaattattcaaaaacatAGCACAACTGCTGTTGTAAAAAACGTCAAAGCTGATacaaaatatcattaaaaGCGTGCATTATAAGCATAAGTTGAGCCCACAGTAAACAAGAAAAGCATTGACGCCCCCTACTGTACACTTGGTCGAAACAGCACCATGCCTACATACCTCCGACTCTCTAAACTACTATACAATGACGAAATCAGTCGAAAATCGAGCAGGTaaacaagaaaagaagagaatgCTAAAGGTCTGGAAAGGGGAAGAGCCAATATATTTAAGGATGAAGAAACGCAGAGCAGAGCAGAGCCTATCCTCGTGCACTGCTTCGTCTTCCTCCAGCTACCGGAATACATACAGACAAAATGGTGGCGCTGCCtcattaaatatattcttccacgagataaaaaaaacgagTATCCACTGCAAAAATCAGAGGACACTGCCCTAGTAGAGGTGTAGTCATATGCACAATTGACCTTGACTATCAATAGAAACATGttttatatgcaaaaatatacAGAGTTAGCGCCTATTTTCCCTGAATCCTTGTCAGGAGTTGGTGACCTTCACAGCTCAGTTCAGCTTCCGAAGATGTCTGAATCTCCCCTCGGACTGTCAAGAGAATCTCCTAAGTAGGATCCATCTGGCTGACGGATAAAGATGTTAAGATTTCCAGACGGGAACAGTTCCTGAGCGTCCCAAACATGACTTTATATCAGGCTCTCGGAAAAGCAATAGATATCACATAAAGATGGGCAAACAAAATTGTAAAAGGCTAAAGATTCAAATCTATCCCAAACTATCACTATTTTCTTGAATCACAATTCCTCAAATCTATCCCAGACTatggactttgaccaattGATACTCAAAAGTATTGGAAACTATGCAAATCTATCACCGGAATGAATTTTCACCAccaataaatttcaattccaataatttatgtgTCAACTGCTTTAAATCCACAGCTACATGGCTTTCAAGTACCCAAAAACCTATCTGATCAGTTTTCCATAGTTTGGGTATTAATTGGTCAAGGTCGATAGTTTGGGATCGATTTGGAAAAATGGTGATAGTTTGGGATAGATTTGATATAGCAACTTCAAAGAAATCAAGCACCAAAGTTGATGTAAGAACGTACCAGATCACCAGTCCCTTGGCTCTCCGATTGGAAGACGATGGGCCGGCAGCGCTTGTCTTCATTCATCAAACTCGAATTCTGAAAGTGAGACACAAGAGCAATCTTTCCCTGAATTCTTGCATACGCCAAAGAAGCAACCTTTTCACTATTGAATTTTTCCCATTTCTTTCCATTGAATGCCTGCAACGATCAACAACTTGCAATTAGGCACACCCTAATACCCTATTAAATGTCACCATTAAGTGACCATTGAACAATTAGACCAAACACGAACCTCATAAAAGGTGATGATGTGTGAAGGCGATACCATATTGATGAAGGCATACCCAACATTGCATTTATTCTggttgaaacaaaataaattaatttccattttcaagATTACTAAAATAGGGGGAAAACCCTATTCCACCACAACGTTACCTTAAAATCGATTGGCAAATAGAGAAAATCGTATGTGCCCTTATGGGTTTCATCGATAGCAGCCAGTAGCATCTTCGAAGTATACCTAAGATCAGATAGTAGAAaacattaagaaaaaagaCGCCAGACATACCGAAGAACAAATCTCAAGTTCTTACTTGTTTGGTATGTTCTTAATCATCAACGTAGTACGGCTATCTTCACCACTCATAATCTTCTCCAAATCTAGTTGATACTGCTTCTTGTTATCCATCTGGCCTCCACTCTCGACCCTTCTACTACGAGCACGATCAATCATCACATCATTGCTGGTGGCTCCGAAAGAACTGTTCCCGTAATATAAAGGGCCATTTCTTGTCATAGACATCACTCGGGAACCAGGAGAACCACTATCAGTGTAGTTTCCGGCAAAAGTAACTCCTACGTTCACAGCCCCAGGGACCCCTACATTCATGCCATGGCTCCCACCATTGCGTCCAAAATTTGTTACTCCAAAAGCTGCCTGGTTTATGTATGAAGTTTCTGGAGAATCGGGAAAAAAGCCAAGATGCCTTTCCAGTTGAATACCAGATGGAGCAGAACCAACGTGGTGATGTGACCCAAGAAACGAACCACGCTGACTAGGATAGGGGAAACCGATTCCCTGACCACTGGATTGAAAAGGATGGGCCTTCAAAGAAGACGACCATGCCGATGAATTGGCATGCTCGGACTGGACTGAGGGACTTCCCCAGAGAAACTGAGGACCAGAAAGTGTACCGATGCTAGACGGCTTGGAATAGTCAAACGGTGAGACGGGCCCGGGACTGGAGCTTAAGGTTGGATCCGGAATCGAATAATGATCCTGAAAAGCCACTCCTTGACCATTGCTAGCCTTATTGACGACCTGATTTTGGGTCATCCTTCCTGGATCTTTACCAATTGGCGCAATTTTCACGGGATTTGATGCATGGGACGGGAGAATAGAAGCCAACCCCGTTAAGTGGCTGCTCCCCACAGGGCTCAGACTTCCTAATTTTGGCGTCGTACTATAACCATGCAGTGAATTTCGCTCGACTGGACTGCCATAATTGGTCCAGCTACCTGCAAAGATGTTTTTTATCATTTGATTcacacaaaacataaaaaggtGATGGAAACAAGAAACAATAGATTGATCAGAGTGTGGGCACCAAAGACAAACCTGGAGGAGAATCAGCTAAAGGAGAACCAACTTGGTGAAGGAAAGCTCGGGCTTCATCTTGATCCTGTTCCTGACTAAGCTGCTGCATTAAGCTGtgcaaaaaaaggaaacactACCCCTTTACTAGATTGTGATGGATTTCCATAAGTGctaacaaaaactaaaagatCCAAAACTCTTTAATGGCTCATagtatctttttttcttaatgaaTAGAGGGTGCACCTCCGTCGGGCACCACCAGGCCGGCTAGGTTCAAGCTTTATGCGTTTTCCAGCTATATCACTTCTGTTTAAAGCCTTCAGAGCTGCGTCTGCAGCTCGAACATCATAAAACTCAATAAATTTATGGTGCCGTTTATGAGGAGTCTCTCTTATCTGCATTTAATGCAACACACGAATAGTTCAGTCAACATAAGTTGAGGAGCTCccatgagaagaaaaaaaaacatgtaatGAGCTCAAGCAGAGCAGAAATTTCTTGGAAATGCTGTACCTCCTTAACTTCGCCATAAGCTCCAAATATTTGGCGAAGGTCATCATTGGATACGGATGCATCCAAATTGAACACCACCAAAGTGCCTTGGTTAACATCCTTTTCCGATGGGTTATCCTGAAAAGAGCAGGAAATGATTGTTGATAGAAGGATATTCGCTGAGCAACGTGTTAtgttgataaaatgaaatggtATTCAAATCCATACCTTAGGAATCGAAAAATGAATATCaagttttcttcttctcaaaggCTTGCTCTGTAGTGCACGCATTGCAGTTCGGGCAGCTCTGATATCATAGTATGATATCATCACAAATCCCCTGTGTTTACATGCAGTGTAAAGAGTTCTGATATCTCCAAATTGCTATTTGaaggaaaggaaaaacaagaaagaaagaaagaaaagaaaaagttgtaACATGTCAGAaaaacagataaaaaaaattcaatatcataaatgaataagaatttagaagaaaagaagaaatctattgtaaatcaaaatataaataaaaaataacctAGAACAGaactaaaagataaaattaggAGCCAAACTACATTGGTCTAATCAGGAAGATTTCACTTAATTTCGTAAAATCTGTCTCGACAGTAGCTGCAAACCAACCTCAAATGTCGAAACCCCCCAAGAAAAAGCAATCAAACTGAGATAAATATAGCGCTAAATCGGTAGCGCATTAAGATTCATAGAAGGTAGTTATTTTGCGATTTGGGCATTAAGAAGAAGTATCAAAAATATGGAATGATGAAACAGGAACAGAAATGATAAGAGTGATTCAGTCTTATCAGCAACAAAAGTTTTCAATCAATTGTGCTATTAACAAGAGCACTGTTAGCTATCAGCAGCTTCCAACATTTAAGGAGCTCCTTTACCAAGATAATGATGGTAAAataaacaactacatttatgGAGGAGTTGCCCTTTCATTTATATGGGAGCATAAGGTATAAATAGTAGCACAATAAAAGGCACTAGAAGCTCTATGAATTATCTAATACTAAGAATTACCATAGATGACCACTCAACTAATTCTTTTAAAAACTACCAAAACCAAATTTTTCACCCATCTCCATAGGCCAAAAGCTGTTGATTATGTTTTCCTACACAATCTATCATCTTATTTACATGATGTGTTAGAAATTGAAACCCTTCACGACATTATCATTTAACCTGTATGAAATGAGAACTCCACAAATCTTAAGTATTTTGGATGGCAACCAGCTACTATAAAGGGATTTGAGTGTCACGCTCTCCCATGCATCTAAGCGTTACAAATTATCATTTGCATCTTCTATTAATTAGCCAGATGATAGAAGTAGAAGGCAGTGCACAACAGTACACAAGATACATATTTGGGCGAATATAGCAGAAAAATAACTTAGACAAAAAGCAAGCACAGTATGAAAATAGTCTGTCAATTTTAGAGAGATGGGGTGCTAGCACATATAAATAATCTTTAAATTAGCATTCAATACCTCAAATAGTGACTTCAGCTCGGAGTCCTCCACATTACTGTTGATATTGCGAACGAATAACGTCCTTGACGGATGCTCCCCATATGGGTGTTCGCCACTAACAGCTGCAACACCATTTGTGAAACCAAAAGGAGAAATGGCACTTCCACCAATACCATCCGACATGCTTAACCTCGATATACCATTAACCAGATTCTCATGACTTTCAGATTCAATTTCCAGACCCCCTCCGCTTCCAAAAAAGTCGTCATCCAATTCCTCAAGTTGAGTTGGTAACCCACTAAGATCGAAATCATCCATTATGCCAGCAAAGAGTTCATCTTCATCACCAGGAAGAAGATTCCCCATGGTATGCGGTTCAATATCTTCAAGCGGATCCTTAACTTCATCAGCTACACGACCTTTAGTAAGGCTAGGGAAGCCATCATCAATGGACCTTACTCGTTCAGATTCACTAAAATTAACTGAAGATCAAAAGGCCCAAGCTAAGAGCTTATTacaaaagtaattgaaaaggCACAACTTGTTATTAACATAATTGCTTTCGCTCACATTTCATGTGTGGGAAGACAGGCAACGAGGTAGAAAACAAACTAGCATCGGTAGATGTGTGATACGCTCTGGTATCATTCGGAAGTTTCCATGCAGTTTTCTCTTTATCAGAAACACTCACGAAAGGAGCTTTAGAAGGGCCTACAGATAAATAATGAAGCAATGGTGGGACGAAtgcattaaaatcaaatacataTAACTTTACACTTACCAGCAAAAGGATTTTTGGATTGCTCCATTGAATTCACTTTATGCAAAAACAACTAACTGGAAACGAAGT is drawn from Salvia hispanica cultivar TCC Black 2014 chromosome 6, UniMelb_Shisp_WGS_1.0, whole genome shotgun sequence and contains these coding sequences:
- the LOC125194029 gene encoding protein MEI2-like 2 → MEQSKNPFAGPSKAPFVSVSDKEKTAWKLPNDTRAYHTSTDASLFSTSLPVFPHMKFNFSESERVRSIDDGFPSLTKGRVADEVKDPLEDIEPHTMGNLLPGDEDELFAGIMDDFDLSGLPTQLEELDDDFFGSGGGLEIESESHENLVNGISRLSMSDGIGGSAISPFGFTNGVAAVSGEHPYGEHPSRTLFVRNINSNVEDSELKSLFEQFGDIRTLYTACKHRGFVMISYYDIRAARTAMRALQSKPLRRRKLDIHFSIPKDNPSEKDVNQGTLVVFNLDASVSNDDLRQIFGAYGEVKEIRETPHKRHHKFIEFYDVRAADAALKALNRSDIAGKRIKLEPSRPGGARRSLMQQLSQEQDQDEARAFLHQVGSPLADSPPGSWTNYGSPVERNSLHGYSTTPKLGSLSPVGSSHLTGLASILPSHASNPVKIAPIGKDPGRMTQNQVVNKASNGQGVAFQDHYSIPDPTLSSSPGPVSPFDYSKPSSIGTLSGPQFLWGSPSVQSEHANSSAWSSSLKAHPFQSSGQGIGFPYPSQRGSFLGSHHHVGSAPSGIQLERHLGFFPDSPETSYINQAAFGVTNFGRNGGSHGMNVGVPGAVNVGVTFAGNYTDSGSPGSRVMSMTRNGPLYYGNSSFGATSNDVMIDRARSRRVESGGQMDNKKQYQLDLEKIMSGEDSRTTLMIKNIPNKYTSKMLLAAIDETHKGTYDFLYLPIDFKNKCNVGYAFINMVSPSHIITFYEAFNGKKWEKFNSEKVASLAYARIQGKIALVSHFQNSSLMNEDKRCRPIVFQSESQGTGDLELFPSGNLNIFIRQPDGSYLGDSLDSPRGDSDIFGS
- the LOC125194030 gene encoding PLASMODESMATA CALLOSE-BINDING PROTEIN 1-like encodes the protein MAKKVLSNLPSILLFVFLLCSGSIVQETEAAAEQKDVTTPMTTVPLRNPSSLNPLLDPQQDSPTITTTPPSTAAGSWCVASISATPAALQAALDYACGHGGADCSPIQPGGGCFAPINLRHHASYAFNTYYQRNPIPSSCNFAGSAVTTSTDPSYVTCHYPSISTSSSVLNTTSSTGSHAFGAGPVPPSPTAAALPNSCMHVLQFLALLLSVLPSLSSHNCGISA